In Chryseobacterium gotjawalense, the following are encoded in one genomic region:
- a CDS encoding AraC family transcriptional regulator, which yields MKNTDRTFFDGLYGKNSIEFVKGLVFIYPFGVIGKENNNNVKPHIHNNQFQIFLITQGSTVLLHNDERIPVSAPSFITIPKNTEHGFEHQTEMKGWIISLSDAVLEHMIKRETEAVIAIETFQLTEVIKDSFSEIVYKNMLECVDEYHQDNIGKLLMLDSMIGKIIVQLSRIPKSTPLRIFDKDNSSIIYFRRFSQLIRESRTYKKSIEQYAAELHITTGRLNRVCNIIARQNPKEVITDYFINESKVLLSDIEKSINEIGYSIGFEDPSYFSRIFKKKTGFTPNEFRKTIGGIS from the coding sequence ATGAAAAATACGGATCGTACTTTTTTTGATGGATTATATGGAAAAAACTCTATTGAATTTGTAAAAGGTCTGGTTTTTATATATCCCTTTGGAGTTATTGGAAAAGAAAACAACAATAACGTAAAGCCACATATTCATAATAACCAGTTTCAAATTTTTTTAATTACCCAGGGCAGTACCGTATTACTTCATAATGACGAAAGGATTCCTGTGTCTGCACCTTCCTTTATAACCATTCCTAAAAATACCGAACACGGTTTTGAACATCAAACGGAAATGAAAGGCTGGATCATCAGTTTATCAGATGCGGTATTAGAGCACATGATTAAGAGAGAAACGGAAGCCGTGATTGCTATTGAAACTTTTCAGCTGACCGAAGTAATAAAGGATAGCTTTTCAGAAATCGTTTATAAAAATATGCTCGAGTGTGTAGATGAATATCATCAGGATAACATCGGTAAATTGTTGATGCTTGACAGCATGATCGGAAAAATTATAGTACAATTAAGTAGAATTCCTAAAAGCACGCCGCTTAGAATTTTCGACAAAGACAATTCCTCCATTATTTATTTCAGAAGGTTTTCACAACTCATTCGTGAAAGCCGTACCTACAAGAAATCGATTGAACAGTATGCTGCCGAACTTCATATAACCACCGGACGTTTAAACAGGGTTTGCAACATTATAGCCAGGCAGAATCCCAAAGAAGTGATCACGGACTACTTTATTAATGAATCAAAAGTGCTGCTGTCGGATATAGAAAAAAGTATCAATGAGATAGGGTACAGCATTGGTTTTGAAGACCCAAGTTATTTTTCCCGGATATTTAAAAAGAAGACGGGATTTACTCCCAATGAATTCAGAAAAACCATCGGAGGTATATCTTAA
- a CDS encoding glyoxalase, giving the protein MITKLDLRETLEIPVLEMGSAIEQFQNQSLRPVLKLQNELYLKLFSTYCARQNPDFNSLSAAKKRTFIEQSLQKDSVLKNIFIGITIGMLTLSELESYTLESKEYNKRIITMLTERIKDQIK; this is encoded by the coding sequence ATGATCACCAAACTTGATTTAAGGGAAACTTTAGAAATTCCTGTTTTAGAAATGGGTTCCGCAATTGAGCAATTTCAGAATCAATCCTTGCGACCGGTTTTGAAATTACAGAACGAACTCTATCTGAAATTATTTTCAACGTACTGTGCCCGCCAAAATCCAGATTTCAATTCTTTATCCGCAGCAAAAAAGAGAACTTTCATCGAACAGAGTTTACAGAAAGACAGCGTTCTGAAAAATATCTTCATCGGAATAACGATTGGTATGCTGACCCTTTCAGAACTGGAGTCGTATACTTTGGAAAGCAAAGAGTATAACAAAAGAATTATCACCATGCTGACCGAAAGAATAAAGGACCAGATAAAGTAA
- a CDS encoding muconolactone Delta-isomerase family protein has product MVYVVEMDVNIPETWSDEKLADVIAREKECSQKWQNSGKWKYLWRVAGKFSNISVLEVESPEELHQIISSLPLFPYMTIKVTSVCKHPNALRETIL; this is encoded by the coding sequence ATGGTTTACGTAGTAGAAATGGATGTGAACATCCCAGAAACCTGGAGCGACGAAAAACTGGCCGACGTTATTGCCAGAGAAAAAGAGTGCTCTCAAAAATGGCAAAACTCCGGAAAATGGAAATATTTATGGCGAGTAGCAGGGAAGTTTTCTAACATCTCCGTTTTGGAAGTGGAAAGTCCCGAAGAACTGCATCAGATCATCAGCTCTTTGCCTTTGTTTCCTTACATGACGATAAAAGTAACGAGTGTCTGCAAGCATCCCAATGCCCTAAGAGAAACAATCTTATAA
- a CDS encoding SDR family NAD(P)-dependent oxidoreductase, producing the protein MENKEINHGELRGKTVVITGGTSGVGKAAAEAFALEGCNVVVAARGREGLDETVALCHDLEVVALGVQTDVSDAQQVQHLAEQALQFNGRIDIWINNAGVMASGKFEEIPVETMDQLVKTNLLGFLHGAHTVLPIFKKQKEGILINNISIGGWMPAPYSTAYSSTKFGIRGMVEGLQGEVSDEPNIHIVGLYPGIQRSTGNMHSAKYSGLDFKIPPFSSDPRELAAKMVEAAKNPKKSIITDGYAHVMKVLYGLFPKTIINTASAVLRLAMKPDADTNTDGNVNYQSKDPMRIYGELAIPVPSRKTKTVMMMAAGIALGFLYIKSKKR; encoded by the coding sequence ATGGAAAATAAAGAAATAAACCACGGGGAATTACGTGGAAAAACAGTCGTCATCACCGGAGGAACAAGTGGCGTTGGAAAAGCCGCTGCAGAAGCATTTGCGCTGGAAGGCTGCAATGTGGTGGTTGCCGCCAGAGGCCGGGAAGGATTAGATGAAACTGTCGCCTTGTGTCACGATTTAGAAGTAGTTGCGCTGGGCGTTCAGACGGATGTTTCCGATGCGCAGCAAGTTCAGCATCTGGCAGAACAGGCACTGCAATTTAATGGTCGGATTGATATCTGGATAAATAACGCCGGTGTAATGGCAAGTGGTAAATTTGAGGAAATCCCGGTTGAAACGATGGATCAGCTGGTAAAAACCAATTTATTAGGATTTTTACACGGTGCTCATACCGTTCTTCCTATTTTTAAAAAGCAGAAAGAAGGAATTTTAATTAACAATATTTCAATCGGCGGATGGATGCCGGCTCCTTATTCAACGGCCTATTCGAGCACCAAATTTGGTATCCGCGGAATGGTAGAAGGTCTGCAGGGCGAGGTTTCAGATGAACCGAATATCCATATTGTCGGACTTTATCCCGGAATTCAAAGATCAACAGGAAATATGCACTCCGCAAAATATTCGGGTCTGGATTTTAAAATTCCACCTTTTTCCAGCGACCCGCGTGAATTGGCTGCAAAAATGGTTGAGGCTGCAAAAAATCCGAAGAAAAGCATTATCACAGATGGCTATGCCCACGTGATGAAAGTTCTTTACGGTTTATTTCCGAAAACAATTATCAACACTGCATCGGCCGTTTTAAGATTGGCAATGAAACCGGACGCAGATACCAATACCGACGGAAACGTCAATTATCAATCAAAAGATCCAATGAGGATTTACGGTGAACTGGCGATTCCTGTTCCTTCACGAAAAACAAAAACCGTTATGATGATGGCAGCCGGTATTGCATTAGGATTTCTTTATATTAAATCAAAGAAAAGGTAA
- the secD gene encoding protein translocase subunit SecD: protein MQGKGLIKLVAIILGLICLNELLPTWYAGKVERQATAIAGNNPEKYNKEMARLSKDTLNLGFTKLYYSRAKEREMKLGLDLKGGINVLLEINQRDLVNDLTQYSTNPILLEALDRTDKDQKNSTKNYIENFFTEFANVNKEKGTNLKLADPEIFGNTNLTEIKYNSSDDEVKNIVRRKISASEGAAYEVIRTRIDKMGVTQPNVQRVPGTGRISVEMPGSKDIDRVKKMLATSAKLQFWEVQTVQEVIPYLEQLSTIVPLKADSIGVAKNTNLMNMLQLNSLRSSGVGNIKLSDTAAVNKILNSKVAKDLRPANIKYTQFMWGYKPESTDANNLVLYAIRGNINQKAPVDGAVESARVNYDEMGRVVVDMQMDSKGSKEWKAMTAKNVNKSVAVTLDNVVYTAPNVVNEIPNGRTQISGNFSQEEAQDLVNVLGAGKLPASAKIVQADVVGPSLGQQSIDAGMFSFFIAFLLIVVYIIFYYGGAGVYAVIAMIINLFYIFGIMDSVDATLTLPGIAGIVLSMAMAVDTNVIIYERTKEELFAGKNILQAYKDGFKHALSSIIDGHSTTILTAIVLYIFGTGPIKGFAVTLIIGILMTFFTSVLLSRVMIFARLNKGKGLSVWTPLTKNLFRNVWIDFIGKRKYAYMISAFLTVGSLLSIAVNGFKYGIDFTGGRNYVVKFDKPVDATKTEEALTKMFATEDGKLSAVEAKTLGSGNQLKISTDYLIDDESLKADQTIEQKLYEGLKPNLPANMTLQDFKAADKDHAGIVSSTKVGPTVADDIKTGGTLAVIAALAGIFLYILVRFTKWQFSLGAVAGLAHDAIVILGVYSLLHKYMPFNMEINQDFIAAILTVLGYSINDTVIVFDRIREYLREKKSTTLAGLFDDSISSTLGRTFNTSFTTLLVILAIFIFGGENLRGFMFALLLGIGFGTYSSIFISSAIAYDFLKGKGKEETPHGKTSVDVEVIDKRTKK from the coding sequence ATGCAAGGAAAAGGACTTATTAAGCTGGTTGCGATTATTCTGGGACTTATTTGTCTTAACGAATTGTTACCAACGTGGTATGCTGGTAAAGTTGAAAGACAGGCCACTGCTATTGCGGGAAACAACCCCGAAAAATATAACAAGGAGATGGCTCGTCTTTCTAAAGACACTCTGAATCTTGGATTTACAAAATTGTACTATTCAAGAGCAAAAGAAAGAGAAATGAAGTTGGGTCTGGATTTGAAAGGAGGAATCAACGTTCTTTTGGAAATCAATCAGAGAGATTTGGTTAACGATTTGACCCAATATTCTACGAATCCGATTCTTTTGGAAGCGTTGGACAGAACAGATAAAGACCAAAAAAATTCTACGAAAAACTATATCGAGAATTTCTTTACTGAATTTGCTAATGTAAATAAAGAGAAAGGAACCAACTTGAAATTGGCAGATCCGGAAATCTTTGGGAATACCAATCTTACAGAAATTAAATACAACTCATCTGATGATGAAGTAAAAAATATCGTCAGAAGAAAAATCAGCGCTTCTGAAGGTGCCGCTTACGAAGTGATCAGAACGCGTATCGATAAAATGGGAGTTACCCAGCCAAACGTGCAGCGTGTTCCTGGAACAGGTAGAATCTCAGTAGAAATGCCGGGAAGTAAAGATATCGACCGGGTAAAGAAAATGTTGGCGACTTCTGCGAAATTACAGTTCTGGGAAGTACAGACGGTGCAGGAAGTTATTCCTTACTTAGAACAATTGTCAACAATTGTTCCTTTGAAAGCTGATTCTATCGGTGTTGCAAAAAATACCAATTTAATGAATATGCTTCAGTTGAACTCTTTGAGATCAAGTGGAGTTGGTAACATTAAATTATCAGATACTGCGGCAGTTAATAAAATATTAAATTCGAAAGTAGCGAAAGACCTTCGTCCTGCGAATATTAAATATACCCAATTCATGTGGGGTTATAAGCCGGAATCTACCGACGCAAATAATTTAGTGCTTTACGCAATCCGTGGTAATATCAACCAGAAAGCGCCAGTTGATGGTGCAGTAGAATCTGCGAGAGTAAATTATGACGAAATGGGTAGAGTAGTTGTTGACATGCAGATGGACTCTAAAGGTTCTAAAGAATGGAAAGCAATGACTGCCAAAAACGTGAACAAATCGGTAGCGGTTACTTTGGATAATGTAGTTTATACTGCGCCAAATGTTGTCAATGAAATCCCGAACGGTAGAACACAGATTTCCGGAAACTTCTCACAGGAAGAAGCGCAGGATTTAGTAAATGTTTTGGGAGCAGGTAAACTTCCTGCAAGTGCTAAAATTGTACAGGCGGATGTGGTTGGACCATCATTAGGACAGCAGTCAATCGACGCTGGGATGTTTTCTTTCTTTATCGCATTTTTGCTAATTGTGGTCTACATCATTTTCTATTACGGTGGAGCCGGAGTTTATGCGGTTATCGCGATGATAATTAATTTATTCTACATCTTTGGAATCATGGATTCGGTGGATGCAACATTAACTTTGCCTGGTATTGCAGGTATCGTGCTCTCCATGGCGATGGCGGTGGATACCAACGTAATTATTTATGAAAGAACCAAAGAAGAACTCTTCGCCGGTAAAAATATTCTGCAGGCTTACAAAGACGGTTTCAAACACGCATTGTCATCGATTATCGACGGTCACTCGACTACGATTTTAACGGCAATTGTTTTGTATATTTTCGGAACAGGTCCCATCAAAGGATTTGCGGTAACATTGATTATTGGTATTCTGATGACCTTCTTTACTTCGGTATTGTTATCAAGAGTAATGATTTTTGCCAGATTGAACAAAGGAAAAGGATTGTCGGTTTGGACTCCTTTAACGAAAAACTTGTTCAGAAATGTCTGGATCGATTTTATCGGAAAAAGAAAATATGCCTACATGATTTCTGCATTCCTTACTGTGGGAAGTTTACTTTCAATCGCAGTAAATGGATTTAAATATGGGATCGACTTTACAGGGGGTAGAAACTATGTGGTTAAATTCGATAAACCAGTAGATGCAACAAAAACGGAAGAAGCTTTGACGAAAATGTTTGCTACCGAAGACGGGAAATTGTCTGCCGTAGAAGCAAAAACTTTGGGAAGTGGTAATCAGCTGAAGATCTCTACGGATTATTTAATTGATGATGAATCTTTGAAAGCCGATCAAACGATTGAGCAGAAATTGTATGAAGGCTTAAAACCAAACCTTCCTGCCAACATGACTTTACAGGATTTCAAAGCCGCCGATAAAGATCACGCAGGAATTGTTTCTTCGACCAAAGTGGGACCAACCGTCGCCGATGATATTAAAACAGGAGGAACTCTTGCAGTAATCGCGGCCTTAGCGGGAATCTTCCTATATATTTTGGTGCGGTTTACCAAATGGCAGTTCTCATTGGGAGCGGTCGCGGGACTTGCGCATGATGCCATTGTTATTCTCGGAGTATATTCGTTATTGCACAAATACATGCCATTTAATATGGAGATCAATCAGGATTTTATTGCTGCAATTCTTACCGTTTTAGGGTATTCCATCAATGATACCGTAATTGTATTTGACAGAATCCGGGAATATTTAAGAGAGAAAAAATCCACTACATTGGCAGGATTATTTGATGATTCTATTTCAAGTACTTTGGGTAGAACCTTCAATACTTCATTCACCACTTTATTGGTAATTTTAGCGATCTTCATTTTCGGTGGAGAAAACCTAAGAGGATTTATGTTTGCTCTATTGCTTGGGATTGGTTTCGGTACCTATTCATCAATCTTTATCTCATCAGCAATCGCCTACGATTTCTTGAAAGGAAAAGGAAAAGAAGAAACTCCACACGGAAAAACTTCGGTAGATGTAGAAGTTATCGATAAAAGAACTAAGAAATAA
- a CDS encoding muconate cycloisomerase family protein, translating into MLLSKRVLTNVMKHLLLQEIMSAIKITGIETFIVDLPTIRPHHLSMTVMRKQSLVIIRLFSSDGIEGIGEATTIGGISYADEFPEGIKLAIDTYFTPLLLNQDPTSVNFLMKLLDKNISGNNFAKSGIETALLDAHAKRLGVPLHQLFGGAISNTLPVLWTLASGDTDKDIAEAKKLIIDNKHNVFKLKIGTKTPSEDIKHVAAIKKALGADIKLTVDVNQAWSEQVAKRAIQKLQDAGVDLIEQPLAKHNFEGMARLTSYFEVPIMADEAAATVQDAFKLAKLNAASVFALKISKSGGLTNIAKQAAIAQGAGISLYGGTMLEGTIGTAASAHIFSTLPNLDWGTELFGPLLLTDDIVKKPITYENFSLEIPKGVGLGIELDMNQVEKYKRK; encoded by the coding sequence TTGTTATTAAGTAAGCGAGTGCTTACTAACGTGATGAAACACTTACTATTACAAGAAATTATGTCAGCCATTAAAATTACCGGAATTGAGACATTTATTGTTGATTTGCCCACTATAAGACCCCATCATCTTTCGATGACGGTCATGAGAAAACAGTCGTTGGTGATCATCAGACTTTTTTCTTCGGACGGAATTGAAGGGATCGGAGAAGCCACAACCATCGGTGGAATTTCGTATGCCGATGAATTCCCAGAAGGCATAAAATTAGCCATCGATACTTATTTTACACCATTACTTTTAAATCAAGATCCAACAAGCGTCAATTTTTTGATGAAACTTCTTGATAAAAATATTTCAGGAAATAATTTCGCCAAATCAGGAATTGAAACCGCATTATTAGATGCTCATGCCAAAAGACTTGGAGTGCCTTTGCATCAACTGTTTGGCGGTGCTATTTCAAATACCCTTCCAGTTCTTTGGACTTTAGCCAGTGGTGATACTGATAAAGATATTGCCGAAGCTAAAAAATTAATTATTGATAATAAACACAATGTCTTTAAACTCAAAATTGGAACTAAGACCCCCAGCGAAGATATTAAACACGTTGCTGCCATAAAAAAAGCGTTAGGTGCCGATATAAAATTGACGGTAGATGTGAATCAGGCCTGGAGTGAACAGGTGGCTAAAAGAGCCATACAAAAACTCCAAGATGCTGGCGTTGACTTGATAGAGCAGCCTTTAGCTAAGCATAATTTTGAAGGAATGGCCAGATTAACTTCTTATTTTGAAGTTCCAATCATGGCAGATGAAGCCGCCGCCACCGTTCAGGATGCTTTTAAATTAGCTAAACTGAATGCTGCCAGTGTTTTTGCCCTCAAAATCTCCAAATCAGGTGGATTAACAAATATAGCAAAACAAGCTGCCATCGCGCAAGGAGCAGGAATTTCACTGTATGGTGGTACCATGCTCGAAGGAACCATTGGAACTGCCGCTTCGGCGCACATTTTTTCCACACTGCCTAACCTTGATTGGGGTACAGAACTTTTCGGGCCGCTTTTATTAACGGATGATATTGTTAAAAAACCAATTACCTATGAAAATTTCAGTCTTGAAATTCCTAAAGGAGTAGGACTCGGAATAGAATTAGATATGAATCAAGTTGAAAAATACAAAAGAAAATAA